The Flavobacterium commune genome contains a region encoding:
- the bglX gene encoding beta-glucosidase BglX: MRVIKTMSFVFITIAILSCSQKIIKPNVSFVPKNQLEMRVDSVLKLMTLEEKIGQLNQYNGFWEITGPTPKEGQAAKKYADLKNGLVGSMLNVKGVKDVRALQKIAVEETRLGIPLLFGFDVIHGYKTISPIPLAEAASWDLVEIKKSAAIAAEEAASVGLNWTFAPMVDISRDARWGRVMEGAGEDPYLGSQIAIARVQGFQGDDLKARNTILACAKHFAAYAFAESGRDYNTVDIGESTLQNIVFPPFKAAVDAGVRTFMNSFNELNGIPATGNAYLQRKILKSDWGFDGFVVSDWGSINEMIPHGFAKDSKHAAEIAINAGSDMDMESNAYVEHLATLVKEGKVKESLIDDAARRILKVKFELGLFDNPYLYCDENYEKETLGKAAFQEGVLEMAKKSIVLLKNEKELLPLKKSGQKIVVIGALANDKTSPLGSWRIAADDNSAVSLLEGLQNYKGNQLSYVKGADVTEGRTEFIWETKINTTDKSGFDEAIQAAKTADVVIMSLGEHGLQSGEGRSRTDIGLPGVQQELLEAVYKVNPNIVLVLNNGRPLAIPWADAHIPAIVEVWQLGTQSGNAIAQVLYGDYNPSGKLPMTFPRNVGQVPIYYNYKNTGRPFMTEPDSVFWSHYIDEKNTPLYPFGYGLSYAKFEYSNLSLSQKAFSGNEQIEVSVTVKNSGKYAGKEVVQLYIRDLIASVTRPVKELKGFEMIELQPGESKKVNFTINKKTIEFYTAQSKWEAEPGDFKVFVGGNSVQTLENDFQYLNN, encoded by the coding sequence ATGAGAGTAATAAAAACAATGTCATTTGTTTTCATTACCATTGCTATATTGAGTTGCAGCCAAAAAATAATAAAGCCCAATGTAAGTTTTGTTCCAAAAAATCAATTAGAAATGAGAGTTGACTCTGTTTTGAAATTGATGACTTTGGAAGAAAAAATTGGACAACTCAATCAATACAATGGTTTTTGGGAAATTACAGGACCTACGCCTAAAGAAGGTCAGGCAGCTAAGAAATACGCCGACTTAAAAAATGGTTTGGTAGGTTCGATGTTGAATGTGAAAGGAGTAAAAGACGTAAGAGCTTTACAGAAAATAGCAGTCGAAGAAACACGATTAGGAATTCCATTGTTATTTGGTTTTGATGTGATTCATGGGTATAAAACCATCAGTCCTATTCCATTAGCCGAAGCTGCCAGTTGGGATTTAGTAGAAATAAAAAAATCAGCTGCCATAGCTGCTGAGGAAGCGGCTTCTGTAGGGCTCAATTGGACTTTTGCTCCTATGGTAGATATTTCCCGTGATGCCCGATGGGGTAGAGTGATGGAAGGTGCCGGGGAAGATCCTTATTTAGGAAGTCAGATAGCAATTGCCCGTGTGCAAGGTTTTCAAGGCGATGATTTGAAAGCGAGAAATACTATTTTGGCTTGCGCCAAACATTTTGCGGCTTATGCTTTTGCTGAATCAGGACGAGATTATAATACAGTTGATATTGGCGAATCTACTTTGCAAAATATCGTTTTCCCTCCATTCAAAGCCGCTGTCGATGCCGGGGTTCGCACTTTTATGAATTCTTTTAATGAACTGAATGGAATTCCCGCAACAGGGAACGCTTATTTGCAAAGAAAAATCCTGAAATCCGATTGGGGTTTTGATGGTTTTGTGGTTTCTGACTGGGGTTCGATTAACGAAATGATTCCTCATGGTTTTGCTAAAGACAGTAAACATGCGGCCGAAATCGCTATTAATGCAGGTTCGGATATGGATATGGAATCCAATGCTTATGTGGAGCATTTAGCCACTTTAGTAAAAGAAGGAAAAGTAAAAGAAAGCCTAATTGATGATGCCGCCCGACGAATTTTGAAAGTTAAATTCGAATTGGGTTTGTTTGATAATCCTTATTTGTATTGTGATGAAAATTACGAAAAAGAAACCCTAGGAAAAGCGGCTTTCCAGGAAGGAGTTTTAGAAATGGCTAAAAAATCAATTGTTCTTTTGAAAAACGAAAAAGAGCTATTACCATTAAAAAAATCCGGTCAGAAAATTGTTGTAATTGGTGCTTTGGCAAATGATAAAACCAGTCCGCTGGGGAGTTGGCGCATCGCAGCCGATGATAATTCGGCAGTATCTTTATTAGAAGGATTACAAAATTATAAAGGAAACCAATTGAGTTATGTAAAAGGTGCCGATGTAACCGAAGGTAGAACCGAATTTATCTGGGAAACCAAAATTAACACCACTGACAAAAGCGGATTTGACGAAGCAATACAGGCCGCAAAAACTGCCGATGTAGTGATTATGTCTTTAGGTGAACACGGTTTGCAGTCAGGAGAGGGTAGAAGTAGAACTGATATTGGATTGCCGGGAGTACAACAGGAGTTATTAGAAGCGGTTTATAAAGTGAATCCGAATATTGTTTTGGTTTTAAATAACGGAAGACCATTAGCCATTCCTTGGGCCGATGCTCATATTCCTGCTATTGTAGAAGTCTGGCAATTGGGAACACAAAGTGGAAATGCCATTGCACAGGTGTTGTATGGAGATTATAATCCGAGTGGAAAATTACCTATGACTTTCCCCAGAAATGTGGGACAGGTTCCTATTTATTACAATTATAAAAACACCGGTCGCCCTTTTATGACAGAGCCCGATAGCGTATTTTGGTCGCATTATATTGACGAAAAAAATACGCCTTTGTATCCTTTTGGTTATGGTTTGAGTTATGCAAAATTTGAATATTCAAATTTAAGTTTAAGTCAAAAAGCATTTTCAGGAAACGAGCAAATTGAAGTTTCAGTAACGGTTAAAAATTCAGGAAAATACGCTGGAAAAGAGGTGGTTCAGTTATACATTCGTGATTTGATCGCATCGGTAACCCGTCCGGTAAAAGAATTGAAAGGATTTGAAATGATTGAATTACAGCCCGGTGAATCTAAAAAAGTAAATTTTACAATCAATAAAAAAACAATTGAATTTTATACTGCCCAATCAAAGTGGGAAGCAGAACCGGGGGATTTTAAAGTTTTTGTCGGAGGAAATTCAGTGCAAACTTTGGAAAATGATTTCCAATATTTAAACAACTAA
- a CDS encoding family 16 glycosylhydrolase: MKNILRSTIAIFALLLMVNCQEDNLVFGTLSAPTNLDVTVEIVGKTDALPNGDGSGTVKFKSTADGAISYKYIYGDGVTENSPGGIVEHGFTTVGVNTYTVTVIAYGKGGLATNETVEVTVFSNFSDERSTQFLTGGTATGKKWYLAASEKGHLGVGQNDGDATKNYFANYYQAEPFEKSATCFYDGDYTFALVNGKIEYKQDNKGNTFFHNSYKSVAGGTNGGDDACLAYSTAGTKIVSLSPSTSVVSKNPAETRVTTGTVMNFSDGGFMGYYAGATQYEILSITENRMVVRLVQGNNAALAWYLIFTTTIPTSSPDPDYTVLKFSDEFNTDGAPDATKWTYDLGTGTDGWGNNEAQSYTNASDNVIVAGGSLKITAKKVGSSYTSARLKTEGKFDFTYGKVEVRAKLPVGGGTWPAIWMLGADYATNTWPACGEIDIMEHKGNEPNKIHGTLHYPGRSGGNGNTNTTTITNASSEFHVYKAVWSPASVKIYVDDVLFHTVTNDSSLPFNKDFFMILNVAMGGTFGGTIDPAFTQSSMEVDYVRVYQ; this comes from the coding sequence ATGAAAAATATATTAAGAAGCACAATTGCCATTTTTGCATTGTTACTGATGGTCAATTGTCAGGAGGATAATTTAGTTTTTGGAACATTAAGCGCTCCAACTAATCTAGATGTTACAGTAGAAATAGTTGGAAAAACTGATGCTCTGCCTAATGGAGATGGTTCTGGTACTGTTAAGTTTAAGAGTACAGCTGATGGTGCTATTTCCTATAAGTATATCTATGGGGATGGCGTTACAGAAAATTCTCCAGGAGGTATTGTAGAGCACGGCTTTACAACAGTTGGTGTTAATACTTATACAGTAACAGTAATTGCTTATGGTAAAGGAGGTTTAGCTACCAATGAAACAGTAGAAGTCACTGTTTTTAGTAATTTTAGCGATGAAAGATCTACACAGTTTCTTACTGGTGGTACGGCTACTGGAAAAAAATGGTATTTAGCTGCCTCCGAAAAAGGTCATCTTGGAGTTGGACAAAATGATGGTGACGCTACTAAAAATTATTTTGCTAATTATTACCAGGCAGAGCCTTTTGAAAAATCAGCTACTTGTTTCTATGATGGAGATTATACTTTTGCTTTGGTAAATGGTAAAATTGAATACAAACAAGATAACAAAGGAAATACCTTTTTTCACAACTCTTATAAAAGTGTTGCAGGCGGAACAAATGGTGGCGATGATGCTTGTTTAGCTTATAGTACAGCAGGTACTAAAATTGTATCTTTAAGTCCTTCCACTTCAGTTGTTTCTAAAAATCCAGCTGAGACAAGAGTAACTACAGGAACAGTGATGAATTTTTCTGATGGAGGTTTTATGGGCTATTATGCAGGAGCGACTCAATATGAAATTTTATCCATTACTGAAAATAGAATGGTAGTGCGATTAGTTCAAGGAAATAATGCAGCACTAGCCTGGTATCTCATATTTACTACTACTATACCAACTTCGTCTCCTGATCCAGACTATACTGTTTTAAAATTCTCAGATGAATTTAATACCGATGGCGCTCCCGATGCTACTAAATGGACTTACGATTTAGGAACCGGTACTGATGGCTGGGGGAATAATGAAGCACAAAGTTATACGAATGCTTCTGACAACGTAATTGTTGCTGGTGGAAGTTTGAAAATTACCGCTAAAAAAGTAGGTTCGTCTTATACTTCAGCCCGACTAAAAACAGAAGGGAAATTTGATTTTACCTATGGAAAAGTTGAGGTTAGAGCTAAGTTGCCCGTTGGTGGAGGAACCTGGCCTGCAATCTGGATGTTAGGGGCTGATTATGCTACTAATACGTGGCCGGCTTGTGGAGAAATAGACATCATGGAGCATAAAGGAAATGAACCTAATAAAATCCATGGTACTTTACATTATCCGGGTCGCTCAGGAGGAAATGGGAATACAAATACTACGACAATAACAAATGCTTCTTCTGAATTTCATGTATATAAAGCTGTTTGGAGTCCTGCGTCAGTAAAAATATATGTGGACGATGTGCTTTTCCATACGGTTACTAACGACAGTAGTTTGCCTTTCAATAAAGATTTCTTTATGATTCTAAATGTAGCCATGGGGGGAACCTTTGGAGGAACTATTGACCCGGCATTTACGCAATCTTCTATGGAAGTAGATTATGTAAGAGTGTACCAATAA
- a CDS encoding RagB/SusD family nutrient uptake outer membrane protein, with the protein MKKYLFITIMTITVFATMTSSCSDDFVSRPVQYSIDSENYFNSKSDYENAVIAAYDLLQSTFINVLMGEIASDNTFAGGNSPTDVIGYQQIDQMIHGPVNENLKQLWDWMFAGVQRANYILEFKDKTDFEGKNKIIAEARFLRAYYQFELVKWFGGIPMKGDARFSPGDETSIPRSSVSDVYASIQNDLIYAAENLPATPAQQGRATSGAALALLGKAYLYDKKYDLAAETFGKLIATGRYHLVQTADLTTQQINAGLTPFGSIFEESGENGPESVFEIQYTDVEGASYGQLQYSEGNVAVGFAGPFGYVGPVFADGNNFNLPTPKIVSAFEAGDLRKEVTILDMVAWIAQNPGTSYTKQNQDTGYFNRKYIPRKRRTEAAGDVKLTSPNNYRAIRYADVLLMAAEAYNKSTAPNDALARNYLNEVRRRAFGDNNHDITASGAALADFIQAERRVELAGEGHRFFDLVRTGKAAQEIPGFTANKNELFPIPIEEIQFAAGNWQQNPNYNN; encoded by the coding sequence ATGAAAAAGTATCTATTTATCACCATAATGACGATAACTGTTTTTGCTACAATGACTAGTTCTTGTAGTGATGATTTTGTGAGTCGTCCTGTTCAATACTCTATCGATTCAGAGAATTATTTTAATTCTAAATCCGATTATGAAAATGCTGTAATTGCAGCCTATGATTTATTACAGTCCACTTTTATTAATGTTTTAATGGGAGAAATAGCCTCTGATAACACATTTGCAGGAGGAAACAGTCCAACAGACGTTATAGGCTACCAACAAATTGATCAAATGATTCATGGTCCTGTGAATGAAAATTTAAAACAACTTTGGGATTGGATGTTTGCAGGAGTTCAAAGAGCTAATTATATCCTTGAATTCAAAGATAAAACGGATTTTGAAGGAAAAAATAAAATTATTGCAGAAGCCCGTTTTCTAAGAGCTTACTATCAATTTGAGTTGGTAAAATGGTTTGGAGGTATCCCAATGAAAGGAGACGCACGTTTTTCCCCTGGTGATGAGACTTCAATACCACGTTCATCAGTTTCAGATGTTTATGCTTCTATCCAAAATGATTTAATTTATGCCGCTGAAAATTTACCTGCAACCCCTGCACAACAGGGCAGAGCTACAAGCGGTGCAGCTTTAGCCTTACTTGGAAAAGCATACTTGTATGATAAAAAATACGATTTAGCTGCCGAGACTTTTGGAAAATTAATTGCGACTGGTAGATACCATTTAGTTCAAACTGCTGATTTGACAACACAGCAAATAAATGCTGGTTTGACTCCTTTTGGAAGTATTTTCGAAGAATCGGGGGAAAACGGACCTGAATCTGTTTTTGAAATTCAGTACACAGATGTTGAAGGTGCCAGTTATGGACAATTACAATATAGCGAAGGAAATGTTGCAGTAGGTTTTGCAGGTCCTTTTGGATACGTTGGTCCTGTATTTGCTGATGGAAACAACTTTAATTTACCTACTCCAAAGATAGTTAGTGCTTTTGAAGCAGGCGATTTAAGAAAGGAGGTAACTATTTTAGATATGGTAGCATGGATAGCACAAAATCCAGGTACGAGTTACACCAAACAAAATCAAGATACAGGATATTTTAATAGAAAATACATACCTAGAAAAAGAAGAACAGAAGCAGCTGGGGATGTTAAATTGACAAGTCCAAATAATTACAGAGCTATTCGCTATGCTGATGTATTATTAATGGCAGCAGAAGCATACAATAAAAGTACAGCTCCAAATGATGCTCTTGCTCGAAATTATCTGAATGAAGTAAGACGTCGTGCTTTTGGGGATAACAACCATGATATTACTGCATCAGGAGCAGCCTTAGCTGATTTTATTCAGGCAGAAAGAAGAGTAGAATTAGCAGGAGAGGGACATCGCTTCTTTGATTTGGTTCGAACAGGAAAAGCGGCTCAGGAAATTCCGGGATTTACGGCTAATAAGAATGAATTATTTCCTATTCCAATTGAAGAGATTCAATTTGCAGCAGGAAACTGGCAACAAAATCCTAACTATAATAATTAG
- a CDS encoding SusC/RagA family TonB-linked outer membrane protein has translation MKSNYLLIVFLMFSTLVFSQSYDIGGTVKEKSSGLPIPGVNVQVKNSTSGTSTDFDGNFTLKGLPSGSVVVFSFIGYKTFEYSVTGTNTNMSITLLEDSKVLDEVVVIGYGSQKKKEVTGAVSTVDSKTLEVLKPVRIEQALQGTVSGVNVTTQSGSPGAALDIRIRGIATNGDAKPLTIIDGYIGELGLLNPNDVETITVLKDAQAAIYGSAAANGVILVTTKMGKKNSKGKIVYNTYAGFQETSRTLPILNATEYALLLNERYANSGNAIPYTNVSGFGKGTNWQDKTLSKGVPIISHDLTFSGGSDKITYSVSGSHLDQEGIVGESKSGFLRNTARVSLGADVTEKLKLKTNVIYTYFDRRTLPENSNASVLLNAVNAPSNLNPYDSSGNFTVFPGGSLGNEMINPLAQIANSYNDYNFKQINGNFGLDYKFTPAFVLSSTIGFKTANSESKSFSPILDYGSGKVFNTTRSSVSQNAVNDNNYSFDLFATYTKTIAENHKLVGVVGNTIFKEYGNGLFATGYDVPNNSWDFADISLANGAPPAGTVPVSSYVYDERRLSYFGRLQYDYKGKYLLSAMLRRDASTKFGPGNKVGYFPSVTAGWVISDEGFFGESSIINFLKLRGSYGIVGNDAIPNNGYISQLTGEATYVFDGTLINGRASGQIPNPNLKWEEAKKFDVGVDMNLFDNKINIVVDYFIDTRADLLIPGIPVSGISGGQAPGASNPTINAGTVRNEGIEFAVNYSNRFSDDFNMSLGYNVTMLRNNVTYMGTPFIAGGSFGIGQQAPSRMQVGHSIGYFYGLKTNGIFQNQQEVNDAPSQVELGVAASPGDIRYVDVNGDGKISFDDRTDIGDPIPTATMGFNVQFNYKALDFSMYTFASLGNNMVRNYESVAPDANRLNYVLGRWTGEGTSNSVPRVTTAATTNNLFSDYFVEDASYVRIQNIQLGYSLNPNTIEKVGLSKLRLYAGVNNLYTFTKYKGFDPGASNGAPIGGGIDYGFYPIPKTYMLGLNINF, from the coding sequence ATGAAATCAAATTATCTATTAATTGTTTTTCTAATGTTTTCAACTTTGGTTTTTTCTCAAAGTTATGACATAGGTGGAACTGTAAAAGAAAAAAGTTCTGGTTTACCAATACCAGGGGTTAATGTTCAAGTTAAGAACAGCACTAGTGGTACCTCCACTGATTTTGATGGGAATTTTACTTTAAAGGGACTTCCATCGGGTTCCGTTGTTGTCTTTTCTTTTATAGGGTATAAAACTTTTGAATATTCCGTAACAGGAACTAACACTAATATGAGTATTACTCTATTAGAAGATTCAAAAGTGTTAGATGAAGTGGTTGTAATTGGTTATGGAAGCCAAAAAAAGAAAGAAGTTACCGGAGCAGTTTCTACTGTGGATAGTAAAACTTTAGAAGTATTAAAACCTGTAAGAATAGAACAAGCTTTACAAGGAACTGTTTCAGGGGTTAATGTTACTACTCAATCAGGATCTCCAGGTGCAGCATTGGATATCAGAATTCGTGGTATTGCTACTAATGGTGATGCCAAACCATTAACTATAATAGATGGTTATATTGGAGAATTGGGACTATTGAATCCTAATGATGTTGAAACCATCACTGTTTTAAAAGATGCACAGGCTGCCATTTATGGTTCTGCTGCGGCGAATGGTGTAATCTTAGTAACCACTAAAATGGGTAAAAAGAATTCTAAAGGTAAAATAGTATATAATACCTATGCTGGTTTCCAAGAAACTTCACGCACTTTACCAATATTAAATGCTACGGAATATGCTTTGTTGCTTAATGAAAGATATGCTAATAGTGGAAATGCAATACCATATACAAATGTTAGCGGATTTGGTAAAGGAACAAATTGGCAGGACAAAACGCTAAGTAAAGGGGTGCCTATCATTAGTCACGATTTGACTTTTTCGGGAGGATCTGACAAGATTACGTATTCTGTTAGTGGTTCACACTTAGATCAAGAAGGGATTGTAGGTGAATCAAAATCCGGATTTTTAAGAAATACAGCAAGGGTTTCTCTTGGTGCAGATGTTACTGAGAAGCTAAAGTTAAAAACAAATGTGATTTATACCTATTTTGACAGAAGAACCTTGCCTGAGAATAGCAATGCTTCCGTACTATTAAATGCAGTTAATGCGCCATCTAATCTTAATCCTTACGATTCATCAGGTAATTTTACGGTGTTTCCGGGAGGCTCCCTAGGAAATGAAATGATTAACCCTTTGGCTCAAATTGCTAATAGTTATAATGATTATAACTTTAAGCAAATAAATGGAAATTTTGGGTTGGATTATAAGTTCACTCCTGCTTTTGTATTAAGCAGTACCATTGGATTTAAAACGGCAAATAGTGAGTCTAAAAGCTTTTCTCCGATATTAGATTACGGTAGTGGTAAAGTGTTTAATACCACACGTAGCTCCGTCTCTCAAAATGCGGTTAACGACAACAACTATTCTTTTGATTTATTTGCTACTTATACTAAAACCATAGCTGAAAACCACAAATTGGTTGGTGTAGTTGGTAATACTATTTTTAAAGAATATGGTAACGGTTTATTTGCAACAGGTTATGATGTGCCTAATAATTCATGGGATTTTGCCGATATTAGCTTGGCTAACGGTGCTCCTCCTGCAGGAACAGTGCCTGTAAGTTCTTATGTATATGACGAAAGAAGGTTGTCTTATTTTGGAAGATTACAATACGATTATAAAGGAAAATATCTTTTGTCTGCCATGTTAAGACGAGATGCTTCAACCAAATTTGGTCCGGGAAATAAAGTAGGTTATTTTCCTTCGGTAACGGCTGGTTGGGTAATTTCTGACGAAGGATTTTTTGGTGAATCATCAATTATAAATTTCTTAAAATTAAGAGGAAGTTATGGTATAGTAGGAAATGATGCTATTCCTAATAATGGCTACATTTCTCAGCTTACGGGTGAAGCAACCTATGTTTTTGATGGTACTTTAATAAATGGTCGCGCTAGTGGTCAAATTCCGAATCCGAATCTTAAATGGGAAGAAGCTAAGAAATTTGATGTTGGAGTAGATATGAATTTGTTTGACAATAAAATAAATATAGTTGTTGATTATTTTATTGATACCAGAGCTGATTTATTAATCCCTGGCATTCCAGTTTCAGGCATATCAGGAGGGCAAGCACCCGGAGCTTCAAATCCTACGATTAATGCTGGAACAGTTAGAAATGAAGGTATTGAATTTGCTGTAAATTATAGCAATAGATTTTCAGATGATTTTAATATGAGTTTAGGTTACAATGTTACTATGCTACGCAACAATGTAACTTATATGGGGACACCATTTATTGCCGGTGGCTCCTTTGGAATTGGTCAACAAGCGCCTTCAAGAATGCAGGTAGGTCATTCCATAGGGTATTTTTATGGTTTGAAAACAAATGGTATTTTTCAAAATCAACAAGAAGTTAATGATGCCCCATCTCAGGTTGAGCTTGGAGTAGCGGCATCTCCGGGAGATATTAGATATGTTGATGTTAATGGAGATGGCAAAATCAGTTTTGATGACAGAACAGATATTGGAGATCCAATCCCTACAGCAACAATGGGTTTCAATGTGCAGTTTAATTATAAAGCACTTGATTTTTCGATGTACACCTTTGCTTCTTTAGGCAATAATATGGTTCGTAATTACGAGAGTGTTGCACCAGATGCCAATCGTTTAAATTATGTTTTAGGCAGATGGACTGGAGAAGGAACTAGTAATAGCGTTCCCAGAGTTACAACAGCAGCTACAACTAATAATTTGTTTTCTGATTATTTTGTTGAAGATGCGTCCTATGTAAGAATCCAAAATATCCAATTGGGATACTCTTTAAATCCAAATACAATAGAAAAAGTTGGACTAAGTAAGTTACGCCTATATGCTGGGGTTAATAATCTTTACACTTTTACAAAGTACAAAGGATTTGACCCGGGTGCTTCTAATGGTGCTCCTATAGGAGGTGGGATCGATTATGGTTTCTATCCTATTCCAAAAACGTATATGTTAGGTTTAAACATTAATTTTTAA